From the genome of Chloroflexota bacterium, one region includes:
- a CDS encoding ABC transporter ATP-binding protein, which yields MAGGSITAVDDVSFTLRDGEALGIVGESGCGKTTTALSLVRLLPANGRIGKNSRIRLFGIDLAAKSEDALRRYRWREISIIFQGAMNALNPVRRVEEQIAEPVELRLGIPRNAALRRAGELLELVGIPKRRGRAYPHELSGGMRQRVMIAMALACDPAIIIGDEPTTALDVMVQAQILELLERLRRDLGLSLILITHDLSVIAETCDRVMVMYAGRIAEEGTVDEVFRRPRHPYTQKLLGAFPNIHTDRRSLEVIPGSPPDLRHPPTGCRFHPRCAFAMAVCSTEAPPEVALPDGGRIACHLYPNGGDGIPVTAPTVDAIGAVATSGGAERAAGDRA from the coding sequence ATGGCCGGGGGCTCGATCACCGCCGTCGACGACGTGAGCTTCACGCTGCGCGACGGCGAGGCCCTCGGGATCGTCGGCGAGTCGGGCTGCGGAAAGACCACGACCGCGCTGTCCCTCGTCCGCCTCTTGCCCGCCAACGGGCGGATTGGCAAGAACAGTCGGATCAGGCTGTTCGGGATCGATCTCGCCGCGAAGTCCGAGGATGCCCTCCGGCGCTACCGCTGGCGGGAGATCTCGATCATCTTCCAGGGCGCGATGAACGCGCTCAACCCGGTCCGCCGCGTGGAGGAGCAGATCGCCGAGCCGGTGGAGCTGCGGCTGGGGATCCCGCGGAACGCGGCACTCCGCCGCGCGGGCGAGCTGCTCGAGCTCGTCGGGATCCCGAAACGACGCGGTCGCGCCTACCCCCACGAGCTGTCGGGCGGGATGCGCCAGCGGGTGATGATCGCGATGGCGCTCGCCTGCGACCCGGCCATCATCATCGGCGACGAGCCCACCACGGCCCTCGACGTCATGGTCCAGGCGCAGATCCTCGAGCTCCTCGAGCGGCTCCGCCGAGATCTGGGGCTGTCGCTCATCCTCATCACCCACGACCTCTCGGTCATCGCCGAGACGTGCGACCGGGTGATGGTCATGTACGCCGGCCGGATCGCCGAGGAGGGCACGGTCGACGAGGTCTTCCGTCGCCCTCGCCATCCGTACACGCAGAAGCTCCTCGGCGCCTTCCCGAACATCCACACCGACCGGCGGAGCCTCGAGGTCATCCCCGGCTCACCGCCGGACCTCCGGCACCCGCCGACCGGCTGCCGGTTCCACCCGCGCTGTGCCTTCGCGATGGCGGTCTGTTCGACCGAGGCCCCGCCCGAGGTGGCATTGCCGGATGGCGGCCGGATCGCGTGCCACCTCTATCCGAACGGCGGCGACGGGATCCCGGTCACCGCGCCGACGGTCGACGCGATCGGCGCCGTGGCGACGTCGGGCGGCGCCGAGCGCGCGGCCGGAGACCGAGCATGA
- a CDS encoding ABC transporter substrate-binding protein — protein sequence MTSMSARFLRLCAAGALAAAALLPSVTPAAASTLTLRVGTTQDLDAMNPWNTALEVGYEVFTLNYDLLVGFGPTLEPIPGYASSWTRQAAADGKSFTWTFKIRDGMKWSDGQPATAEDARWTLQFVLDAANGGNSIGLGYIDPDLKNAGVTKIAAPDPTTLVITNTDPSNRILQMYIPILPEHVWKGQTLKSIPTFTNDPPVVGTGPYQAVEWKTGQYVRLVRNPYYWGKRGAADEVVLQFFKNPDTMVQALKSGQIDYASGVNAAQFDNLKTVPGMVAVAGTTNGWTELDFNCYGKDIPGGGASTKALRDPAFRDALGYAIDKNLLISKVLGGYGTPGTTQVPPFQTRWHVEPDNPRTFDIGLAKQKLDAAGYVLNASGQRLDKQGKPLKLRLYMPNSDATYPKDAQFIKDWFSQLGIAITTQIFDSGTLTTLELPPTKDAPTQTAAWDMIIWGWTGYADPNPLLQIFTTGAIGSTSDSLYSNPTYDQLFTAQNAATTYDQRHQLMAQMQNIFYNDAPYHILYYPSTLDVHRTDKFGGWQNQPANGVPLFGYGSLDYTLLTDANAATPAPSVAVSAGPSASGGSASPAPVVPGGTSSGSPLPLVAGIAVVVALLVGVLLMTRRRRAATGEDDE from the coding sequence ATGACCTCGATGTCCGCCCGGTTCCTTCGCCTCTGTGCCGCGGGCGCGCTGGCGGCCGCCGCACTCCTGCCCTCGGTCACCCCCGCCGCCGCAAGCACGCTCACCCTGCGCGTGGGGACGACCCAGGATCTCGACGCGATGAACCCGTGGAACACGGCGCTCGAGGTGGGCTACGAGGTCTTCACCCTGAACTACGACCTCCTCGTCGGGTTCGGACCCACCCTCGAGCCGATCCCCGGCTACGCCAGCTCGTGGACCCGGCAGGCCGCAGCGGACGGCAAGTCGTTCACCTGGACGTTCAAGATCCGCGACGGGATGAAGTGGTCGGACGGCCAGCCGGCGACGGCCGAGGACGCCCGCTGGACCCTCCAGTTCGTGCTCGATGCGGCCAACGGCGGCAACAGCATCGGGCTCGGCTACATCGATCCGGACCTCAAGAACGCGGGGGTCACGAAGATCGCGGCGCCAGATCCCACGACACTCGTGATCACCAACACGGATCCGAGCAACCGGATCCTCCAGATGTACATCCCGATCCTGCCCGAGCACGTCTGGAAGGGTCAGACCCTCAAGTCCATTCCGACGTTCACGAACGACCCGCCGGTCGTCGGGACCGGTCCCTACCAGGCCGTCGAATGGAAGACCGGCCAGTACGTCCGGCTCGTCCGCAATCCCTACTACTGGGGCAAGCGCGGGGCGGCCGACGAGGTCGTGCTCCAGTTCTTCAAGAATCCCGACACGATGGTCCAGGCCCTCAAGAGCGGCCAGATCGACTACGCGTCCGGCGTCAACGCGGCCCAGTTCGACAACCTCAAGACGGTCCCCGGGATGGTCGCGGTCGCCGGCACCACGAACGGCTGGACCGAGCTCGACTTCAACTGCTACGGGAAGGACATCCCGGGCGGAGGGGCCTCGACCAAGGCCCTCCGCGATCCCGCCTTCCGCGACGCGCTCGGGTATGCGATCGACAAGAACCTCCTCATCTCGAAGGTCCTCGGTGGGTACGGGACGCCCGGGACGACCCAGGTGCCGCCGTTCCAGACCCGCTGGCACGTCGAGCCCGACAACCCGCGGACGTTCGACATCGGACTGGCGAAGCAGAAGCTCGACGCCGCCGGTTACGTCCTGAACGCCTCCGGACAGCGGCTCGACAAGCAGGGCAAGCCGCTCAAGCTGCGGCTCTACATGCCCAACTCCGACGCGACCTACCCAAAGGACGCCCAGTTCATCAAGGACTGGTTCAGCCAGCTTGGCATCGCGATCACGACCCAGATCTTCGACAGCGGGACGCTGACGACGCTCGAGCTTCCGCCGACCAAGGACGCCCCGACACAGACGGCCGCCTGGGACATGATCATCTGGGGTTGGACGGGCTACGCAGACCCCAACCCGTTGCTCCAGATCTTCACCACCGGCGCGATCGGGTCCACGAGCGACAGCCTCTACTCCAACCCGACGTACGACCAGCTGTTCACGGCGCAGAACGCGGCGACCACGTATGACCAGCGCCACCAGCTCATGGCGCAGATGCAGAACATCTTCTACAACGACGCGCCGTATCACATCCTCTACTACCCGAGCACCCTGGACGTCCACCGGACGGACAAGTTCGGCGGCTGGCAGAACCAGCCCGCGAACGGCGTCCCGCTGTTCGGCTACGGGTCGCTCGATTACACCCTGCTGACCGACGCGAATGCGGCAACGCCGGCCCCGAGTGTTGCGGTGAGCGCCGGCCCGAGCGCCTCGGGCGGCAGCGCCTCGCCGGCGCCCGTCGTTCCTGGCGGCACCTCGAGTGGCAGCCCCCTGCCGCTCGTCGCCGGGATCGCCGTGGTCGTAGCGCTCCTCGTGGGCGTGTTGCTCATGACCAGACGTCGCCGGGCGGCGACCGGGGAGGACGACGAGTGA
- a CDS encoding amidohydrolase, with protein MSDARAADLVLHGGALHTVDPKRPLAQALAVSAGRIVAVGSNASVASLIGARTRVIELRGRTVLPGFQDAHVHPVSSGLARLRCELHESHGLETYLRIVRDYAVANPAEAWIRGGGWSMEDFPGGTPRRDDLDRVVADRPVFLENRDGHGAWVNSRALELSGVTASTPDPIDGRIERDADGTPTGALHEGAIRLVERIVPPDSANELERGLLVGQAYLHALGVTSWQDAWVEPGARAAYRAVAGRGELTGRVVAALWWNRQRGLEQIEELVAARAEGTIGRFRPTSVKIMQDGVLENFSAAVLEPYLGVDGRPTDNRGISFVEPGLLRQAVTRLDAEGFQVHVHAIGERAVREALDAFEAALAANGRTDGRHHIAHIQVIHPADVPRFAALDVTANAQPYWACHEPQMDELTIPFLGPERAAWQYPFGSLLRAGARLAMGSDWSVSTPDPLLEMEVAVNRVSEDARGAKPPLLPDERISLEEAVRAFTLGSAYVQHQDDETGSLTVGRLADLVVLDRDLFDRAAGEIGDARVIATFVEGQPVFEDPALGA; from the coding sequence GTGTCCGACGCTCGAGCCGCCGACCTCGTCCTGCACGGTGGCGCACTCCACACCGTCGATCCGAAGCGGCCGCTTGCCCAGGCTCTTGCGGTCAGCGCAGGGCGGATCGTGGCCGTTGGTTCGAACGCGAGCGTGGCATCGCTCATCGGCGCCCGGACGCGGGTCATCGAGCTCCGCGGTCGGACGGTGCTGCCCGGCTTCCAGGACGCCCACGTCCACCCGGTTTCGAGCGGCCTGGCCCGGCTCCGCTGCGAGCTGCACGAGTCGCACGGCCTCGAGACCTACCTGCGCATCGTGCGCGACTACGCGGTCGCGAACCCGGCGGAGGCCTGGATTCGCGGCGGCGGCTGGTCCATGGAAGACTTCCCGGGTGGGACGCCCCGGCGCGACGATCTCGACCGGGTCGTGGCGGACCGACCGGTCTTCCTCGAGAATCGCGACGGGCACGGCGCCTGGGTGAACAGCCGGGCGCTCGAGCTGTCCGGGGTCACTGCATCGACCCCGGATCCAATCGACGGCCGGATCGAGCGCGACGCCGACGGGACGCCGACCGGGGCGCTCCACGAGGGCGCCATCCGGCTCGTCGAGCGGATCGTCCCGCCCGACTCGGCGAACGAGCTGGAGCGGGGACTCCTCGTCGGACAGGCGTACCTGCACGCACTGGGCGTGACGAGCTGGCAGGACGCGTGGGTCGAGCCCGGGGCGCGGGCCGCCTACCGCGCGGTGGCCGGCCGGGGCGAGCTGACGGGCCGGGTGGTCGCCGCGCTCTGGTGGAACCGCCAGCGCGGTCTCGAGCAGATCGAGGAGCTCGTCGCCGCACGCGCCGAGGGCACGATCGGCCGGTTCCGGCCCACGAGCGTGAAGATCATGCAGGACGGCGTCCTCGAGAACTTCAGCGCGGCGGTGCTCGAGCCCTACCTCGGCGTCGACGGCCGGCCGACGGACAACCGCGGGATCTCGTTCGTCGAGCCCGGGCTGCTGCGACAGGCCGTGACCCGTCTGGACGCGGAGGGCTTCCAGGTGCACGTCCATGCGATCGGCGAGCGGGCCGTCCGGGAGGCCCTCGACGCCTTCGAGGCGGCGCTGGCGGCGAACGGGCGCACCGACGGGCGCCATCACATCGCCCACATCCAGGTGATCCATCCGGCCGACGTGCCGCGTTTCGCTGCGCTCGACGTGACCGCGAACGCCCAGCCGTACTGGGCCTGCCATGAGCCACAGATGGACGAATTGACCATCCCGTTCCTTGGCCCGGAGCGCGCCGCCTGGCAGTATCCATTCGGGTCGCTCCTGCGGGCGGGCGCGCGCCTCGCGATGGGCAGCGACTGGAGCGTCTCCACCCCCGACCCGTTGCTCGAGATGGAGGTCGCGGTGAACCGCGTCTCCGAGGACGCGCGAGGCGCGAAGCCGCCGCTGCTCCCCGACGAGCGGATCTCCCTCGAGGAGGCGGTCCGCGCGTTCACCCTCGGTTCGGCCTACGTCCAGCACCAGGACGATGAGACAGGCTCGCTGACGGTCGGCAGGCTGGCCGATCTGGTCGTCCTCGACCGGGACCTGTTCGACCGCGCCGCCGGCGAGATCGGCGACGCCCGGGTCATCGCGACGTTCGTCGAAGGTCAGCCGGTCTTCGAGGATCCGGCGCTCGGGGCATAG
- a CDS encoding endonuclease/exonuclease/phosphatase family protein → MEPLEEPIIVRVMVFNIEDGGVGVDLAKVVEAIRWADSDIVALEEAMGNTARIADALGWGFASARTHVLSRHPILEPAAGDGVFVFVEIRPGRIVAVANVHLPAEPYGPHLAAAGGSPAEVVILERRIRLPVLERHLAVLPRLAAAGIPVFLAGDFNAPSHLDWTAASVGLRTHLRAPIEWPVSRAIEDAGFRDTWRDIHPDPVVEPGLTWWAARPAIDGHGPGHGEPEDRIDVIYAAGPSTTIDSRIVGEVGRPDVAIGVEPWPSDHRAVVSTFQVSPAPMPVLVAVDRRLATTEIRDPGDPGDPVHLRVTQPSYRVGEEIEVGWTGGPGNRWDWIAVFRAPAEDLADAHLIWAHTGARVAGTVRLGASSAVVDQSPAGGRWPLPPGAYEVAYLLDDATVRVARAAFAIVP, encoded by the coding sequence ATGGAACCGTTGGAGGAGCCGATCATCGTTCGCGTGATGGTCTTCAACATCGAGGACGGCGGAGTCGGCGTGGACCTCGCGAAGGTCGTCGAGGCGATCCGGTGGGCGGACTCGGACATCGTCGCGCTCGAGGAAGCGATGGGCAATACCGCCCGCATCGCCGACGCCCTCGGCTGGGGATTTGCCTCGGCTCGCACCCACGTCCTGTCGCGCCATCCGATCCTGGAGCCTGCGGCCGGCGACGGGGTCTTCGTCTTTGTGGAGATCCGGCCCGGGCGGATCGTCGCGGTCGCGAACGTCCACCTGCCAGCCGAACCGTACGGCCCGCATCTCGCAGCAGCGGGCGGCAGTCCGGCGGAGGTGGTCATCCTCGAACGCCGCATCCGCCTGCCGGTGCTCGAGCGGCACCTCGCCGTGCTGCCCCGCCTGGCCGCGGCCGGGATCCCGGTGTTCCTTGCGGGCGACTTCAACGCGCCGTCGCACCTGGACTGGACCGCGGCGTCGGTCGGCCTGCGGACGCACCTCCGTGCCCCCATCGAGTGGCCGGTGAGCCGGGCGATCGAGGACGCGGGATTCCGCGACACGTGGCGCGACATCCATCCGGATCCGGTCGTCGAACCCGGGCTCACGTGGTGGGCGGCGCGACCGGCCATCGACGGCCATGGCCCGGGTCATGGCGAACCCGAGGACCGTATCGATGTCATCTACGCTGCGGGGCCGTCCACGACGATTGACAGCCGGATCGTCGGCGAGGTGGGGCGCCCCGACGTGGCGATTGGCGTCGAGCCGTGGCCGTCGGACCACCGCGCGGTGGTCTCCACATTCCAGGTCTCGCCCGCGCCGATGCCGGTCCTCGTGGCGGTCGACCGGCGACTCGCAACGACGGAGATCCGCGACCCGGGCGACCCGGGCGACCCCGTCCACCTTCGCGTGACCCAGCCGTCCTACCGGGTCGGCGAGGAGATCGAGGTCGGCTGGACCGGCGGACCCGGCAACCGCTGGGACTGGATCGCGGTCTTCCGCGCTCCCGCCGAGGACCTCGCCGATGCCCATCTCATCTGGGCCCACACCGGCGCGCGAGTCGCCGGCACCGTGCGCCTAGGCGCGTCGTCAGCCGTCGTCGACCAGTCCCCTGCCGGTGGGCGCTGGCCGCTGCCGCCGGGTGCGTACGAGGTGGCCTACCTGCTCGACGACGCCACCGTGCGGGTCGCCCGAGCCGCATTCGCCATCGTCCCCTGA
- a CDS encoding ABC transporter ATP-binding protein: MSAERAAAPPAALPAAADRELLRLEGLEVHFPIRSGLLDVLRRRPRGVIRAVDGIDLSIRRGEVLALVGESGSGKTTTGRVIVKLTRQTAGRVIFDGEDVSDRWGVARLRSYRRRVQIIFQDPYETLNPKQTVYDFVAEPLQVNHLTRSSAEQEDRVLAALDAAGLRPARDFAFRFPHELSGGQRQRVVIAGALVMDPELVVADEPVSMLDVSIRTELLRLMLDLREARGLTYLFITHDLSLAWVLADRIAVMYLGRIMEIGSAEAVIKRPRNPYTKALVSVSPTPEPADDALRAARVILSGETPDAAAIPSGCRFHTRCPVAFDRCSVEEPPLFDVGGGQQAACWLAEGNRDAGPYAPSAGSSKTG, translated from the coding sequence ATGAGCGCCGAGCGAGCCGCTGCGCCGCCCGCCGCGCTGCCCGCCGCTGCCGACCGGGAGCTCCTCCGGCTCGAGGGCCTCGAGGTCCACTTCCCGATCCGGAGCGGGCTCCTCGACGTCCTCCGCCGTCGGCCCAGGGGCGTCATCCGGGCGGTGGACGGGATCGACCTCTCGATCCGGCGCGGTGAGGTCCTCGCCCTCGTCGGCGAGTCGGGCTCGGGCAAGACGACGACCGGCCGGGTCATCGTCAAGCTGACTCGGCAGACCGCCGGACGGGTCATCTTCGACGGCGAGGATGTGAGCGATCGCTGGGGCGTCGCCCGCCTGCGGAGCTATCGGCGGCGCGTCCAGATCATCTTCCAGGATCCGTATGAGACGCTCAACCCGAAGCAGACGGTCTACGACTTCGTGGCCGAGCCACTCCAGGTGAACCACCTCACGCGGTCCAGTGCGGAGCAGGAGGACCGGGTCCTCGCCGCGCTCGACGCCGCCGGCCTGCGGCCCGCCCGCGACTTCGCGTTCCGTTTCCCGCACGAGCTGTCCGGCGGCCAGCGCCAGCGGGTCGTCATCGCCGGGGCGCTGGTCATGGATCCCGAGCTGGTCGTCGCCGACGAACCGGTGTCCATGCTCGACGTTTCGATCCGGACCGAGCTCCTCCGGCTCATGCTCGACCTGCGCGAGGCCCGCGGCCTGACGTACCTGTTCATCACCCACGACCTGTCGCTCGCCTGGGTCCTGGCCGACCGGATCGCCGTCATGTACCTCGGCAGGATCATGGAGATCGGGTCGGCCGAGGCGGTCATCAAGCGGCCTCGCAACCCGTACACGAAGGCGCTGGTCAGCGTCTCACCCACCCCCGAGCCCGCCGACGACGCGCTCCGCGCGGCGCGGGTGATCCTGTCCGGCGAGACGCCGGACGCGGCCGCGATCCCGTCCGGCTGCCGGTTCCACACCCGCTGCCCGGTCGCCTTCGATCGCTGCTCGGTCGAGGAGCCGCCGTTGTTCGACGTCGGCGGCGGCCAGCAGGCTGCGTGCTGGCTGGCCGAAGGGAATCGCGACGCAGGACCCTATGCCCCGAGCGCCGGATCCTCGAAGACCGGCTGA
- a CDS encoding ABC transporter permease produces MGSRFLGRKLLQMIFTIAMIVILNFLLFRLMPGSPERILFRNPNVTPAVLADARARWGLDKPLIPDQLIAYVESTLQGDLGYSFKYQGQAVTDVIGQAIWPTLILFGLGEVIAIVVGLGLGAYAGWKRGGIVDYLGNGVSLVLYAMPYFVIGMALVLIFATALRWFPTSGMLRIGADYASWVNQLVDFLAHLALPLATVSIGLIGQYSILMRSSIIETLGEDYVTTARAKGLTSGRILRSHAFPNAMLPAVTLIAINLGYVVAGAVTVEYVFAWPGLGSLTVDALAARDYPVLQGIFLLLSIAVVVANFVADLIYGYLDPRVRA; encoded by the coding sequence ATGGGCAGCCGGTTCCTCGGCCGGAAGCTCCTGCAGATGATCTTCACGATCGCGATGATCGTGATCCTCAATTTCCTGCTCTTTCGGCTCATGCCAGGGTCACCCGAGAGGATCCTGTTCCGGAACCCTAACGTGACCCCAGCCGTGCTCGCCGATGCCCGGGCGCGCTGGGGACTCGACAAGCCGCTCATCCCGGACCAGCTCATCGCCTACGTCGAGTCGACCCTCCAAGGTGACCTCGGCTACTCGTTCAAGTACCAGGGGCAGGCCGTCACGGACGTCATCGGCCAGGCGATCTGGCCGACGCTCATCCTGTTCGGGCTCGGCGAGGTCATCGCGATCGTCGTGGGCCTCGGGCTCGGTGCGTACGCCGGCTGGAAGCGAGGCGGGATCGTCGACTACCTGGGCAACGGCGTCTCCCTGGTCCTCTATGCAATGCCGTACTTCGTCATCGGCATGGCGCTCGTACTCATCTTCGCGACGGCGCTCAGATGGTTCCCGACGAGCGGGATGCTGCGGATCGGGGCGGACTACGCGTCCTGGGTCAACCAGCTCGTGGACTTCCTCGCTCACCTCGCTCTCCCCCTGGCCACGGTCTCGATCGGGCTGATCGGCCAGTACTCGATCCTCATGCGGTCGTCCATCATCGAGACGCTCGGCGAGGACTACGTGACCACCGCCCGCGCCAAGGGCCTCACCTCCGGGCGCATCCTCCGATCCCACGCGTTCCCCAACGCGATGCTGCCCGCGGTCACCCTGATCGCCATCAACCTGGGATACGTGGTGGCCGGCGCGGTGACCGTCGAGTACGTCTTCGCGTGGCCGGGTCTGGGCTCGCTGACCGTCGACGCACTCGCCGCTCGCGACTACCCGGTCCTGCAGGGGATCTTCCTGCTCCTCAGCATCGCCGTGGTGGTGGCGAACTTCGTGGCGGATCTCATCTACGGGTACCTCGATCCGCGGGTCCGCGCGTGA
- a CDS encoding ABC transporter permease, which yields MSATVAPLPDLRGSRLRSRIRSLRTFAQRFATRPDGIIGAVILAIFAVLAIAPQVFVGPLQTATTAPGTAFQAPSGVFLLGTDDLGRDMLNLTVHGTRVSMLIGLLATVVTILVGAVVGIVSGYVGGWADNLLMRITDFFLVLPTFVLALILAPIILELVPADIDFFGIRTTLWVIIVVIGLTSWASTARIIRSQTLSVKQRAFVDRARVIGSGSGHIMRRHILPNVLTLLVANAVIVFAGAILTETTLSFIGLGDPFQPSWGQLLNAAQDSGAPGLGAWWDIVPPAACVVMVILAFTLVGSALDDVLNPRLRVRR from the coding sequence GTGAGTGCAACCGTCGCCCCGCTCCCCGATCTCCGCGGCAGCCGCCTGCGGTCGCGGATCCGCAGCCTGCGGACATTCGCCCAGCGCTTCGCCACCCGCCCGGACGGGATCATCGGCGCGGTCATCCTCGCCATCTTCGCCGTGCTGGCGATCGCGCCGCAGGTCTTCGTCGGGCCGCTGCAGACGGCGACCACAGCGCCTGGCACGGCCTTCCAGGCGCCATCCGGTGTCTTTCTCCTCGGCACGGACGACCTCGGACGGGACATGCTCAACCTGACCGTCCACGGGACACGCGTGTCCATGCTGATCGGCCTGCTCGCCACGGTCGTGACGATCCTCGTCGGAGCGGTCGTCGGGATCGTCTCCGGCTACGTCGGCGGCTGGGCGGACAACCTGCTCATGCGGATCACGGACTTCTTCCTCGTCCTGCCGACCTTCGTCCTGGCCCTGATCCTCGCTCCGATCATCCTCGAGCTCGTGCCGGCCGACATCGACTTCTTCGGGATCCGGACGACGCTCTGGGTGATCATCGTCGTCATCGGCCTCACGAGCTGGGCCTCCACCGCCCGGATCATCCGGTCGCAGACGCTGTCGGTGAAGCAGCGGGCATTCGTCGACCGGGCCCGCGTGATCGGGAGCGGGTCGGGGCACATCATGCGTCGCCACATCCTGCCGAATGTCCTCACCCTGCTCGTCGCCAACGCGGTGATCGTCTTCGCCGGGGCGATCCTCACCGAGACGACCCTCTCGTTCATCGGGCTCGGCGATCCGTTCCAGCCGTCATGGGGCCAGCTCCTCAACGCAGCCCAGGACTCGGGAGCGCCCGGACTCGGGGCCTGGTGGGATATCGTCCCGCCGGCGGCCTGCGTGGTCATGGTGATCCTCGCCTTCACCCTCGTCGGGTCCGCCCTGGACGACGTCCTCAACCCGCGACTCCGGGTCCGCCGATGA
- a CDS encoding CocE/NonD family hydrolase, translating into MASARDPDPRPASQPHHAAEPRREVGIPVRDGLLLSASLWLPVPRPDAPDERFPAILEMIPYRKDDWRWADDEARGGWLAARGYALCRLDVRGTGSSPGIARDEYTAEETLDGYDAVEWLAAQPWCTGNVGMWGISYGGFTAIQVAKLRPPHLRAIVPMYATDDRYTDDVHYVGGCVTASELSQYAVSMVGSNALPARPGFRGDGWLDEWRERLAGTPVWSFEWLRQQHDGPYWRQGSLAPDWSALSIPTFLIAGWMDGYVDPALRMLERCVSAPMRALVGNWVHSFPDDAYPGPNLDWLHEFVRFFDRWLKEIDNGWEAEPALTCFVRDFARPEPFPETWPGAWRSEPSFPPPGATDVTLWLARGGQPLSGRLAAAAPPTAPPTEPAVDRFPHRATTGTGAALSWGAGGLPNGLGRDLRSNDGLVPTYTGAPLAEPLVILGMPVAVLTVEASMAIATVVVRLADVAPDGTAAQVTAGILNLTHRGSHEAPEPLEPGRACEVHVRLRAAGYRFAPGHRIRLSVASSYWPVIWPSPFPGELGIHLDASRLVLPTIPPGDGSLATPALKTTPAGLPAIATVDREDPPMWRIVDDVLAGTITVTTSSGAETTLPDGSAIYSSELLEMTASDADPARATMRTEVIYRLRQDGCRIDVRADGLTTSTATDFAMRVELDVDLDGASFFQRTWSETIPRRLV; encoded by the coding sequence ATGGCCTCCGCCCGCGACCCGGACCCGCGCCCCGCGTCCCAGCCCCACCATGCCGCCGAGCCGCGGCGGGAGGTCGGGATCCCCGTCAGGGACGGCCTGCTGCTGAGCGCCAGTCTGTGGTTGCCGGTCCCCCGTCCCGACGCCCCGGACGAGCGCTTCCCGGCGATCCTCGAGATGATCCCCTACCGCAAGGACGACTGGCGGTGGGCGGACGACGAGGCGCGCGGCGGATGGCTGGCGGCGCGCGGCTACGCGCTCTGCCGGCTCGACGTCCGGGGGACCGGCAGCAGCCCGGGCATCGCCCGCGACGAGTACACGGCGGAGGAGACTCTCGACGGTTACGACGCCGTGGAGTGGCTGGCGGCCCAGCCCTGGTGCACCGGGAACGTCGGCATGTGGGGCATCAGCTATGGCGGCTTCACGGCGATCCAGGTTGCGAAGCTCCGCCCGCCGCACCTCCGGGCGATCGTCCCGATGTATGCGACCGACGACCGCTACACGGACGACGTCCACTACGTGGGCGGCTGCGTCACGGCCAGCGAGCTGAGCCAGTACGCGGTGAGCATGGTCGGCAGCAACGCACTCCCGGCAAGACCGGGCTTCCGCGGTGACGGCTGGCTCGACGAATGGCGGGAGCGCCTCGCAGGGACGCCGGTCTGGTCGTTCGAATGGCTCCGCCAGCAGCACGACGGGCCGTACTGGCGGCAGGGCTCGCTCGCCCCGGACTGGAGCGCGCTCTCGATCCCGACGTTCCTCATCGCCGGCTGGATGGACGGCTACGTCGATCCCGCGCTGCGGATGCTCGAGCGCTGCGTCAGCGCGCCGATGCGGGCGCTCGTCGGGAACTGGGTCCATTCGTTCCCGGACGACGCGTACCCGGGCCCGAACCTGGACTGGCTCCACGAGTTCGTCCGCTTCTTCGACCGCTGGCTGAAGGAGATCGACAACGGCTGGGAGGCCGAGCCGGCGCTGACCTGCTTCGTCCGCGACTTCGCCCGGCCCGAGCCCTTCCCGGAGACCTGGCCGGGCGCCTGGCGGAGCGAGCCATCGTTCCCGCCGCCGGGTGCGACCGATGTGACGCTCTGGCTGGCTCGCGGAGGGCAGCCCCTCAGCGGCCGGCTCGCGGCGGCAGCGCCCCCGACGGCGCCCCCGACGGAACCGGCTGTCGACCGCTTTCCGCACCGGGCGACGACCGGCACGGGCGCGGCCCTGTCGTGGGGCGCGGGTGGTCTGCCGAACGGCCTCGGTCGCGACCTGCGGTCCAACGACGGTCTCGTCCCGACGTACACCGGCGCGCCGCTGGCGGAGCCACTCGTCATCCTCGGGATGCCGGTCGCGGTGCTCACGGTGGAGGCGTCCATGGCGATCGCGACCGTGGTCGTCCGGCTGGCTGACGTCGCGCCGGATGGGACCGCCGCGCAGGTCACGGCCGGCATCCTCAACCTCACCCACCGCGGCTCCCATGAGGCCCCCGAGCCTCTCGAGCCGGGCCGCGCCTGTGAGGTCCACGTCCGGCTCCGGGCGGCGGGCTACCGGTTCGCGCCGGGTCACCGGATCCGCCTCTCGGTCGCCTCGAGCTACTGGCCGGTCATCTGGCCGTCGCCGTTCCCGGGCGAGCTCGGCATCCACCTCGACGCCTCACGCCTCGTCCTCCCGACGATCCCGCCCGGCGATGGCTCCCTCGCGACACCGGCGCTGAAGACGACGCCGGCCGGACTGCCCGCGATCGCCACCGTGGATCGCGAGGACCCGCCCATGTGGCGGATCGTCGACGACGTGCTCGCCGGCACCATCACGGTGACGACCTCGAGCGGTGCGGAGACGACCCTGCCGGACGGCAGCGCGATCTACTCGTCGGAACTGCTCGAGATGACCGCCTCCGACGCCGATCCGGCACGGGCCACGATGCGGACCGAGGTGATCTACCGGCTCCGCCAGGACGGCTGCCGGATCGACGTCCGTGCGGACGGGCTGACGACGTCGACGGCGACCGATTTCGCGATGCGGGTCGAGCTCGACGTGGACCTCGACGGGGCGTCGTTCTTCCAGCGGACCTGGAGCGAGACGATCCCGCGACGCCTCGTCTGA